A DNA window from Hordeum vulgare subsp. vulgare chromosome 1H, MorexV3_pseudomolecules_assembly, whole genome shotgun sequence contains the following coding sequences:
- the LOC123443872 gene encoding outer envelope pore protein 16, chloroplastic-like, translated as MPRAGLAAGSSKVDIAIDLGNPLLNRTVDGFLKIGAVGACRVAAEDAFDCLQSGSVSKRKLEQTLKKMCKEGAYWGAVAGVYVGMEYGVERVRGQYDWKNALIGGIASGALISAASDNKGNKIAQDAITGGAIATAVEFINYLT; from the exons ATGCCTCGCGCGGGGCTGGCGGCGGGGTCGAGCAAGGTGGACATCGCCATCGACCTCGGCAACCCGCTGCTCAACCGCACCGTCGACGGCTTCCTCAAGATCGGCGCC GTCGGCGCCTGCAGGGTGGCCGCCGAGGACGCCTTCGACTGCCTCCAAAGTG GGAGTGTCTCGAAGCGCAAGCTCGAGCAGACA ctgaagaaaatgtgcaAGGAGGGCGCATATTGGG GTGCTGTTGCTGGAGTGTATGTAGGCATGGAGTATGGAGTGGAAAGGGTCCGCGGACAGTATGACTGG AAAAACGCGTTGATTGGAGGCATCGCAAGCGGCGCCCTGATCTCTGCCGCGAGCGACAACAAAGGGAACAAGATCGCCCAGGACGCCATCACCGGAGGCGCCATCGCGACCGCCGTCGAGTTCATCAACTACCTCACCTAG